In a single window of the Pseudomonas sp. B21-015 genome:
- a CDS encoding DUF6316 family protein, whose protein sequence is MYGMRAQDNAPATHFRCDRLCRVNGELYFTTREHTLEGPFENREAAMREIQAYVERMQFLCISR, encoded by the coding sequence ATGTACGGCATGCGCGCCCAGGACAACGCCCCCGCCACGCACTTTCGCTGTGACCGGTTGTGTCGTGTCAATGGCGAGTTGTATTTCACCACCCGGGAGCACACGCTGGAGGGGCCGTTTGAAAACCGGGAGGCAGCGATGCGTGAAATTCAGGCGTATGTCGAGCGGATGCAGTTCTTGTGCATAAGCCGGTAA